The segment TATGATAATCCGTTTGCTGTTAATGGCACTGCTGCAATTACCTCAACATCCAAAGATCCGGAGCTAGCTGTAAAGATGCTTGATTACGCTTACAGTGAAGAAGGGCATATGCTCTTTAACTTTGGAATTGAAGGCGTCAGCTATACCATGGAAAACGGGTATCCTACCTATACAGATTTAATGATGAAAAACCCGGATAAGCTAGCTCCTGCCCAAGCATTATCGCTGTATATTCGCGGTAATTATTTCGGTCCTTTCGTCCAAGACAAACGTTATAGTGAACAATACAATGTGCTGCCGTCACAAAAAGATGCCATTCAGGTGTGGAAGACGGAAGCAAAGTCAACAAAGTTGCCTCCAATTACGGCAACGCCGGAGGAAAGTACAGAACTAGCAAAAATCATGACAGATGTTGATACTCTTGTGAACGAAATGACACTCAAAATTATATTGGGAAGTGAGCCATTATCCAGCTATGAATCATACATGGAGAGACTGAGCACGCTAAACTTTGACAGAGCTATTGAAATCCAAGAGGCGGCCTTGGAACGTTTTAATAAACGTTAATGTATAACACAGTGGCATAGAGTTCCTTGGTAGTCTATGCCACTACTATTTTGCAGATGAGGGGCGATCGTATGAGGCCAATAGCAACCCCGCGGAGTTCTCAGAAACCTGTTAAGAGCAACAAATACGTCTTAAATCGTCTCGTGAAAGATTTAGCACTTAACAAATACTTATATATCATGATGATCCCTGTAATAGCGTATTATGTAATTTTTCAATATGGTCCTATGTACGGAGCGATTATAGCTTTCAAGGACTACTCTCCCATGAAAGGGGTTATGGACAGTGAATGGGTCGGACTGGCACATTTTCAATCTTTTTTTGAAAGCTACTATTTCTGGCGAATCCTGAAAAACACTCTAATACTGAGCTTGTATTCCCTCTGTTTTGAATTTCCGGCTCCAATCATACTCGCTTTATTGATCAATGAAGTCAGAAATAAAAGATTCAAATCCATCGTACAATCCGTTACCTATATGCCCCATTTTATTTCCCTAATCGTTATATGTGGGATAATTAAAGATTTCACAAATAGTGGGGGGTTGATCAATACCTTCATTACTTATCTGGGCGGAGACGGGCAGGCAATGCTTCAAAAGCCAGAGCTCTTTCGAAGCATCTATATCATATCTGACATTTGGCAAGGCATGGGATGGACGTCCATAATCTATTTAGCAGCGCTCATGAATGTAGACCAAGAGCAATTTGAAGCGGCGCGAATTGATGGAGCAGGCAGGTTAAGGCAAATATGGAACATATCTATTCCAGGGATATTGCCCACGATTATCATTATGCTAATTCTTCGTATTGGCAATTTGCTGAGTGTAGGATTTGAGAAAATTATTCTGTTATATAATCCTGCCATTTATGATACAGCCGATGTAATCTCCACATTTGTATATCGTAAAGGATTGCTGGAATTTGGTTGGAGCTACAGCGCAGCTGTCGGATTGTTTAATTCCGTTGTCAATCTGATCTTGTTGGTTCTAGCCAATCGTCTTAGTAAAAAGTTTAGTGAAAATAGCCTATGGTAATGGAGGGGCAGCATGAAAACAAAAAAATCTGGACTGGAACGGACGTTCGATATTTGCTTATATGCGGTCTTGTCGATTTTGGTTTTAATCACTTTGTACCCTCTTATCTTCGTGGCATTTGCATCGATCAGTGATGCAGCATATGTTGTTGCTCATAAAGGCGTTTTATGGAGACCAGTCGGTATAAATTTTGAAGCTTACAAAAGCGTCTTTGGTAATAAGGCGATCTGGAGCGGATACAAAAACACATTATTCATTATTGTGTTTGGCGTGATCTTAAATTTGTTCATGACATCGCTGGGAGCATATGTGTTGTCACGTAAAAACGTGATGTTGAATAAACCAATTATGATATTCATCATCATTACTATGTTTTTTAATGGTGGACTTATCCCTTTCTATTTAATTGTAAAAGGGGTAGGGCTGCTTGATACGCTATGGGCTCCGATTGTTCCATTCGCAATTAATACATTTAATCTGATTATCTTAAGAACCTC is part of the Paenibacillus algicola genome and harbors:
- a CDS encoding carbohydrate ABC transporter permease, whose amino-acid sequence is MKTKKSGLERTFDICLYAVLSILVLITLYPLIFVAFASISDAAYVVAHKGVLWRPVGINFEAYKSVFGNKAIWSGYKNTLFIIVFGVILNLFMTSLGAYVLSRKNVMLNKPIMIFIIITMFFNGGLIPFYLIVKGVGLLDTLWAPIVPFAINTFNLIILRTSFQSIPESLEEAAKIDGANHFVILFRIILPLSMPIMAVMTLYYAVDKWNGWFYSSIFISDRDLFPLQLVIREILISNSTEGMSSGGSGNDLYQIGETIKYATIMVSTLPILMVYPYLQRYFVKGVMVGSIKG
- a CDS encoding ABC transporter permease encodes the protein MMIPVIAYYVIFQYGPMYGAIIAFKDYSPMKGVMDSEWVGLAHFQSFFESYYFWRILKNTLILSLYSLCFEFPAPIILALLINEVRNKRFKSIVQSVTYMPHFISLIVICGIIKDFTNSGGLINTFITYLGGDGQAMLQKPELFRSIYIISDIWQGMGWTSIIYLAALMNVDQEQFEAARIDGAGRLRQIWNISIPGILPTIIIMLILRIGNLLSVGFEKIILLYNPAIYDTADVISTFVYRKGLLEFGWSYSAAVGLFNSVVNLILLVLANRLSKKFSENSLW